The DNA sequence CGGTGACTCGTTTGGCTAAATAAACTTCTTAGGAGTGAATGATTATGCAACGAAATCTCTTGTTAGTTGATGATGAGCACAATATCCAGACCGCGATGCGACGCGCATTGAAGCAAGATGGCTACAATATCTATTGTGCGACAAGTGGCGCTGATGCTTTGCAGGTGCTGGGGAAGCATAAAATTAACGTCATTATATCGGATCAGCGTATGCCGGGAATGACGGGTTCTGAGCTGTTTAATAAGGTGAGCCACCGTTTTCCTGAAACGATCCGTATTGTACTGAGTGGTTATGCTGATTTTAGTGCTGTGACCGATGCAATTAATCAGGGATCAATTTCTAAATTTCTGACAAAACCGTGGGATGATTCACTGCTGAGGTGGCATGTGCTGGAGGCATTTCAGCGCTACGAGATGAGTTGGCACAATCGGCAATTGACCGAGATATTTAATAGCACCATGGAAGGGATCATGATTACTGACAACGCGGGGGTTATTCAATCGACCAACCCCGCCTTCTCAGCGATTACCGGCTATTCCGAAGGGGAGGTTGTGGGGCGTACACCACGATTGTTACGCTCAGATAAAGAGTCTCCTGAATGTCACCAGCAGATGTGGAAAAACCTAAAATCCCAAGGCCATTGGCAGGGTGAGGTGTGGAATCGGCGCAAAAATGGTGAGGACTATCCACAATGGATGACTATTAGTACATTGCCTAGTGAGTATGGTGAAAATAACCAGTATGTCGCACTGTTCATAGATATCACCAAGCAAAAAGAGCGTGAGGCATGTATCGAATATCAGGCTTATCATGATGCTTTAACGGCTCTGCCTAATCGTCGCCTATTTCATGATCGACTCGAATGTGCTTTGGCTCAGGTGGAGCGCAGCGGTGAATCATTAGCCGTACTATTTCTTGATCTGGATCGCTTTAAAAATATTAATGACAGTCTCGGTCATCGTATTGGTGATCAGTTATTGCAAGCGGTGGCAAAACGGTTGAAAGAGACGGTGCGTCATGAAGATACTGTTGCTCGTTTGGGCGGTGATGAGTTCACCGTGCTGCTCTCACGTATAGCAAAACGACAGGAGGTGGAACAGGTTGTACACAAATTAATTACAGCCTTTCGTCAACCGTTTAAAATAGATGGGCATACTTTGCATATTTCCAGCAGCATCGGTGTTGCACTTTTTCCTTGTGATGGAGAGACTCCTGAACTACTCATGAAAAATGCTGATAGTGCGATGTATCGTGCCAAGGAAAAGGGTCGCAACAACTACTGTTTTTACTCTCAAAATATGAATGCTCATTCTGAAAATCGGCTCACACTGGAGAACGATTTGCATGAAGCTTTGGTGCGCGGTGAGATGACCCCCTTTTATCAGTTGCAACGTGAAGCACATAGCGGGGCAGTCAGTGGCTTCGAGGTGTTATTGCGCTGGACTCATCCAGAACGCGGTATTGTGATGCCCAGTGAGTTTATCACTCTGGCCGAAGAGAGTGGCCTGATCGTACCCATCGGTGCATGGGTTTTGGAGGAGGCGTGCAAGCAGGCGAAGGTGTGGGTTGATGCCGGTCAGGCTGATCTTACCGTAGCGGTGAATCTTTCAGCGCGCCAGTTTCAGGAGCCTGATTTGGCGAAACAGGTGGCCGATATACTTGAAAAAACAGGGTTGCCAGCGAAACATCTGGAACTGGAAATTACTGAAAACCTGTTATTACAGAACTCTGATCAAAATAGTGCAGTGTTGCAAGAGTTGCATGAATTAGGTATTTGTCTGGCACTGGATGATTTTGGCACTGGCTACTCATCATTGAGCTATCTAAAAAAATTCCCGTTTGATCGGCTGAAGATTGATCAATCCTTTGTGCGTAATTTGCCTGATAGCCATGAAGATGCAGCACTTGTGGATGCCATTATTACTCTGGGTCACACTTTGGGTCTCGAAATTATTGCCGAAGGGGTGGAGAATGAAGTACAGCTTGCATTTTTACGTGACCGAGGATGTGATTTGATTCAGGGATATCTATTCAGTGAGCCGTTGCCTGCGGTGCAAGCTGCACGGTTTTTGTGATAGTTATTTTTGCACCGTAACTTGCAGAATTTAGGTTATAATCTGCGCCTGGTTTTGTTTACAAAGGGGAATCATTGCAATGACTGACACCGAAAAACCACTGGTTGGAATCATCATGGGCTCGACCTCTGACTGGGATACCATGAGTCATGCTGCCGAGGCTTTGGAGCGCTTGGGTGTACCCCATGAAGTTGAAGTCGTCTCTGCTCACCGTACGCCGGATAAATTGTTCAGTTATGCAGAAGCGGCTGAAGCGCGGGGTATTGAGGTCATCATCGCTGGTGCGGGTGGTGCGGCTCACCTGCCTGGTATGGTGGCCGCGAAAACTGTGGTGCCGGTGTTGGGTGTGCCGGTGCAGTCCAAGGCGCTTAATGGCATGGATTCCTTGTTGTCGATTGCGCAAATGCCTGCCGGTATTCCGGTTGGAACCTTGGCGATTGGTAAGGCGGGTGCCACCAATGCGGGTCTGATGGCGGCGGCGATTGCTGGAAATAAACACTCTCAGTTCCGTGAGGCGCTGAAAGAGTTTCGTCAAAGCCAAACCGACAAGGTTCTGGCTCACTCTGACCCAAGAGAACAGGGCTAATGATTGGTGTTTTGGGCGGTGGGCAATTGGCGCGCATGCTGGCTTTGGCGGGTTATCCGCTGGGGCTGAATTTTATTGTGCTCGACCCTGCTGAGGGCGTTTGCTCTGCCTCACTGGCGCATCAACTGAAAGGTGCCTACGACGATAAAGTCTTATTAGCCAGGCTTGCAGAAAAAGTTGATGTAGTGACTTACGAGTTCGAAAATGTACCCGCCGAATCAGTGGCTTTCCTCGCCGATAAGGTGGCGATCTACCCACCACGACAAGCCTTGGCAACAGCTCAGGACAGGTTGACTGAAAAAACAGCCTGCCGTGATCTCGGTATTGATACCGCTCCTTTTGTTGCCGTGAATAGTCTGGCTGATTTGCAGGCAGCCATGGACAAGGTGGGTTGGCCCGCTGTGCTTAAAACACGCAGTGAAGGTTATGATGGTAAAGGTCAGGCCGTTTTGCATCAGCCAGAAGATCTGGCCGAGGGCTGGCGGGCCATTGGTGAAGTCCCGGCTATCGTCGAGGGTTTTGTGTCTTTTGATCGTGAAATCTCAATGATTGCTGTTCGCAGTTGCAGCGGCGAAACTGCTTTTTATCCCTTAACCGAAAATGAACATCAAGGTGGTATCCTGCGGGTGTCGATAGCGCGACCTAACGATGCGATGCAAGGTCTGGCAGAAGAGTACGCCGCGAAAGTGCTTAATAAGCTGAATTATGTCGGTGTTTTGGCATTGGAGCTTTTCCAGGCTGGGGATCGTTTGCTGGTTAACGAGTTTGCGCCGCGTGTTCATAATTCTGGCCATTGGACTCAAGATGGTGCAGTGACCTGTCAGTTTGAAAATCACCTGCGCGCCATTCTGGGTTTGCCTTTAGGCGCGACCGATATAGTGGGCTATGCGGGCATGGTGAACCTGATTGGTGAAATCCCAGACAGTAAAGCTGTGCTGGC is a window from the Gammaproteobacteria bacterium genome containing:
- a CDS encoding EAL domain-containing protein, whose translation is MQRNLLLVDDEHNIQTAMRRALKQDGYNIYCATSGADALQVLGKHKINVIISDQRMPGMTGSELFNKVSHRFPETIRIVLSGYADFSAVTDAINQGSISKFLTKPWDDSLLRWHVLEAFQRYEMSWHNRQLTEIFNSTMEGIMITDNAGVIQSTNPAFSAITGYSEGEVVGRTPRLLRSDKESPECHQQMWKNLKSQGHWQGEVWNRRKNGEDYPQWMTISTLPSEYGENNQYVALFIDITKQKEREACIEYQAYHDALTALPNRRLFHDRLECALAQVERSGESLAVLFLDLDRFKNINDSLGHRIGDQLLQAVAKRLKETVRHEDTVARLGGDEFTVLLSRIAKRQEVEQVVHKLITAFRQPFKIDGHTLHISSSIGVALFPCDGETPELLMKNADSAMYRAKEKGRNNYCFYSQNMNAHSENRLTLENDLHEALVRGEMTPFYQLQREAHSGAVSGFEVLLRWTHPERGIVMPSEFITLAEESGLIVPIGAWVLEEACKQAKVWVDAGQADLTVAVNLSARQFQEPDLAKQVADILEKTGLPAKHLELEITENLLLQNSDQNSAVLQELHELGICLALDDFGTGYSSLSYLKKFPFDRLKIDQSFVRNLPDSHEDAALVDAIITLGHTLGLEIIAEGVENEVQLAFLRDRGCDLIQGYLFSEPLPAVQAARFL
- the purE gene encoding 5-(carboxyamino)imidazole ribonucleotide mutase — protein: MTDTEKPLVGIIMGSTSDWDTMSHAAEALERLGVPHEVEVVSAHRTPDKLFSYAEAAEARGIEVIIAGAGGAAHLPGMVAAKTVVPVLGVPVQSKALNGMDSLLSIAQMPAGIPVGTLAIGKAGATNAGLMAAAIAGNKHSQFREALKEFRQSQTDKVLAHSDPREQG
- a CDS encoding 5-(carboxyamino)imidazole ribonucleotide synthase, encoding MIGVLGGGQLARMLALAGYPLGLNFIVLDPAEGVCSASLAHQLKGAYDDKVLLARLAEKVDVVTYEFENVPAESVAFLADKVAIYPPRQALATAQDRLTEKTACRDLGIDTAPFVAVNSLADLQAAMDKVGWPAVLKTRSEGYDGKGQAVLHQPEDLAEGWRAIGEVPAIVEGFVSFDREISMIAVRSCSGETAFYPLTENEHQGGILRVSIARPNDAMQGLAEEYAAKVLNKLNYVGVLALELFQAGDRLLVNEFAPRVHNSGHWTQDGAVTCQFENHLRAILGLPLGATDIVGYAGMVNLIGEIPDSKAVLAINSARLHLYDKKPRAGRKVGHINLMNQEQTAFETDFQTVLDLVADRHGKGSEAD